A window of Miscanthus floridulus cultivar M001 chromosome 12, ASM1932011v1, whole genome shotgun sequence genomic DNA:
CAACATCTATAAGTCTCCTATTGGAAATTTAGGTTGTTGATCTTAGTAGAGTTTACGGCAATGAGACACAAGGTATAAACGGTCCCCATGACAAATTCAAGACTTTATAAACTATGGTAGGATTCCAAGGCTAATTTGGCATTTAAAACATATTTTGTCGATGAATTGGGAATACAAAAGTGATGCAAGGAACAAGTACTGCAATGCAATATGAATATATTACGACAACTAATAGGTCAAATAATAGAatgtcaccttttctttccaGTAGAACATGTTCCCATACTTCCCTGAAACCTGACTCCAAAAGCTCCGAGGGATGTCTAAATCAACTAATGGACCAATGTTGAAATTTATTATGTTACCTACCAAAAGATTCACAGATTCAGTACATATGACTCACCAACAAATATCACATCGAATAAAGTTAAAGTATTTTTATGGTACACATAAGAATGCCATGATATTGGGTGCTAAAATTCTATTTGGTGACATCGTCATATAGACACAGCTATAGATTCTTATTAATAACATCATATTCAATTTGAATGGATTAACAGCATTGCTATGAAGCAAGAGTATGCACATTGACAAAGCCTGACATAGATGGATCACCAGCAGCAATAGGGCAATATGTTTCAAACTTACGTGGATCAGTTGCAAGGAATGGATTTATAGCTTTTCAATTCTTCAATTATGTAAAAAGAAAAAGTAAAATTGTGCCATGCTAACTATAGCATTTAGTGCAATACAGAAAACTCTCCATAACTGGATTCAGCGAACAAACCTTCCAATTAGTTTGTTCAGCCAGTCCATTAATTAAATTCTTCAAATTCCATTTTATTTTTTTCCCTTTTGCACTGATCAAAAGTGACATTCAAGATAAACAGTCGCAacattaagaagaagaaaaaaacttGGCCATTATGCTGCAAGTATCTTACCAAAGGTTGGATCAGCAACAAAAACAATAGTACGCTCATCAACCTGCCAAAAATCTTTGATAGCCAATCCTGGAACAATACAGCCCAAACAGCAATGAAACAAATTGCAACAATAGGACATCACATGCAGAGTCATGACAATATAGGGATTTGCATCCTGCTAGTATTTAGTTCAGTCATGGACTAATGGTACAATTAAATGCTTTCCCTTAGATGAAAGAAGGGTCATATGAATTATTCTAAAAGTACAAGAGAGATGTTTGGAAATTTAATTGAAAGGATGTAGCATACTATATAGGAGAAAAGGCCACATCATAAACTAAACTGCAGGTCTCCAGGGAGTACAGCAGTACAGGATACCAACTTAGCTGATGTGATAAACCAAACTTGGAACCATAAACTAAAAAGAGAGAACATATAAAGACCAAAGAAACAATCATGAATGGGGTTGTGTTGTAGTCGCTGGGACTTGAAAATGGTATTTCCAGAATGTTCTAGCAGAACTTGGCTTAGGAGCAACAAATATCTACAAGCCTACCCATCTCGAgagttttttttcttaaaaaaaactgTGTTATAGTTCTAACATTTCTATTGTAGTGCAAAAACAACAATACCAAACTTCATTAAGGTAATGATATTTGGTCATTTTCACGTGGTTAATTAAGACATCgtaagaagagattgactatccAAGTTAGGAAACTGCAAGTAAGCATACCAAGATTGTAAGTATCTCTTAATGAAAATAGTGATGAAACAACAGAAAGCAAGCCAAGGGTGTACCATATATTGGACCATATATATAGTTAAAGAAAGCTCACCAGGTGTATCAGGATAATTTTGTGCAAGAACTCGCAGTTTGTATCCTGTATCCTTCTCCAAGTCTTCTATCTCTTGGCGCAAACGGTTTTCCTAAGAACAAATAACCATCCTCGATGATTGATGTGTAGCTAACAAGACAGAGTGCATCTCAGGTAGAACAAAAAAGCTATCAAGGCAAGTATTCCTCTTCATATCAATATAAGACATAACATGAGAGATAAGACATTTTAGGAAAGACATATATGGCAAGATGAACGGATCATGAATAGTGCCTCAATTAGACAATTTATATGCTATATAAATGTTTATTTTTTCCCTTCTTCCTGGGAAAAATATGCAGGACACTCAGGATATCTAATCCTAGAAGAATAAATAGTATTGGGATCTAGCATTTGTTGATTTTGATCAGTTTGATTCTTCCATCATCTAGTTATCAATATTGTTCATCTGGGACTAAACTTCATGCCTGCGAAGAAACAAAATACTGAGTGTAACGTAATGGGCTGGAAATACCTGGCCTGACGAGAGAAAACCAGCAACATCGATGACGGTAGTAAATTCTTTAGGAAGCAATTCTGGTTTGTTTACCCCAGTTCTGGCATTGGCCAAACCAACAACTGCAAGTACCAGATGTTAACCGACACTTACTAGAGAACAAAAGGAAAGTTTACccccaaaaaaaatattttatgcTTCGTTTTTTTACTAGACATGCCAGAAAGAAAAGAGGAAAAACGACAGATTAATGAATTGATAAAAAACGGTACCAGCACTGAATGGCAGCATATGGAGTGAAATATAAAGCCAGAACTTGATCAGGGCAGCTATTCAAGTTATAGTTTAATCTCACAAATATTTAGGTACTCCATTACTCTCCTTCACCATACACCTGTTACAATACAGCTATGTGCAATACCCCAGCAGAGTTAATTAAAATTCAGCTGTCGTATCTCTGCATTTTACTTGAACAGCCTCCCCTATTCTTATCCCAAACTTTTCCCCAGTTCATATTTCTCAACTAGGCATAGGCAGCTACAAGCCTACAACAAAAGTATAGATTGGTGAAGAAGCGAGGGCATGTTCTAGTTCTACACACAAATAACATTCTTTACTGCAATTCGGAACCAATGCCCTTCCACCTCCTTCACTCGGGAATGTTCCCCGAAGCATTGTAAATCTAAGTGCCGAAGTAAAGACCAAGCAAAGCTTACGGCAGGTGAAGgagacggcgacggcgagcacgCCGGAGACCGCGGCCTTCCATGGCACAGCGCCGGCCAGCTTCCCGGCCCAGGAAGCAGCAGCATCCCTAGCAGCGGCGAGGGGGTGCGGGGTCCGGCTGGCGCAGCAGTGGAAGCGAGGGAGGGAAAGGGCTCTTGGCCGTGGACGGCGAACGGATAATGGCGACGAGGTTGGTGCTGTTGTTCTGCAGGACGTTAGTGGAAGAAGACGAACGGTTGGGAGAAGAGCCATCgccatgtttttttttccttcctttgttttgttttgattttcctttttcttttcaagAAGACAGGGCAGGGGCTGGGACAACAAGGTTTCTTTTGCTTAGAACCTATTTTATTACTAAAAAAATCATTAGAAATATTTTTCCTCTATTTTTTAAATAAATCATTTCATTAGGCCTATAGTGTggctaaggctggataacgagttggcttggctcgttctggctcgttaagataacgagctagttCGGCTAggctcgttatcctaacaagCCAGAAAGCCGatttggctcggctcgttaaaagcttgagctggctcgttaagctcgcgagccaggtataaaaaatacaaaaaatataatatttgtatttatctaaagtttgagaataataataatataaaaaatacATCTAGATCAGTTACcaatcaatttatagggtctagaccagttatcAATCAATTATAAAGtgtaagacatgaagtaatacaaaaactaatataagttttgatacttttttccctgaaagcttggctcgtttagctcgtgagcggctcgcgagctagctcgagttggctcgttatagctaacgagctaaaatcttggctcggctcgactcggctcgttatcataacgagccgagccgagccgagtcgagccagccatgaaccgagcgagctaacgagcttcgagtttttcgtccagcttAAGTGTGGCTAAATGATGCAATTAGCTCGCGTGACAACCTGTCTAGACTAGTTGTTGGAAAACAAATTTGTGTTCAGTATATAAATGCAAATGTTAAAATTGGTTTATGAAAAACTAAAGGTATATTAAACTATGGTTTGGCTAGTAGTGCCGCTGTGTATTATTTGATACTATATACGCTCAGACAGAACGGCGGTTCATGATTCATGCACGCTGCACCCGTCCAAGAATACTCCTATTATCTATCAACTCTCTTcgtccacaaaaaaatataattataGAAGTCATACCGGTTAAGTTTAATCAAGTTTGAACAAATTTGTAGTAAATATTATTAACATTAATgtttctaaataaatttattataaaaatatatgctataactaatctaatgatactaattttatATCGTCaatgttaatatttttttatataattttgattaaagtataaaatatttgacttttcaaaaagcgagaattgcattcttttatggacgAAAGAAGTATCTAGCTAGCTATCTACTCCTATTAACAGAACGGCTAGTAGTATATACTTCCTCTATCAAGAAAACATATAATTCTAACGGAGTACCATGTTTTagtatactatatttaaccaattatagataaaaaactataaatatttataacatcaaataaatatcattaaattagttatgaaatatattttcataatagattaatttggagtcataaatataaatattattcactaaaaatTTATACAAACATGAACAATTTTATCTGGCACGTAACCCAAAGTTATATGTTTTTCTGGACAGATGGagcatctatacctaataataaattgGCAAATTTTTTGGTCGCAAATTTTTCGTCCATCCATTTTTTTTATCCGTctctgtaggatctctggtacgcctagaggggggtgaatgggcctgtaaaaattcaactcaaaccgaatTCAAATTCAcccgtggcactgccgctctatgaGCGCAGCACTTCCGTGcctgcaggagagattagtttacagttcaaaatctatccaacgaaatttagatcgggtaaatttcttagctttctgacagctgaaagtggtggaaacaccacacacaagtagatcagcctcaaactctagaaatcacctcaaccacaacatgtcatgcaagtaatgtaaatcaagcacaagtgacacaatgatttatcccatagATTGGCTCGCCACcgaggcttgcctacctccacgtcaTTGAGGTTAGCCAATAAGGCTTACAGCTTTCCAGCCCTTCCTCGTTcttaagtcaagagacttaactcttgagataagGGGTGAGTTTAgaagcttcaagagatggttacaaatctCACGGGGctaccacataagttggcaagctccacggacgacgttctagccagctaggagctaagctccaagagtaacaaacacaaccatcggctaaaatgtgaaccaagtgctctttagagatTGGGAAtaaatggagctgctctctaattgacttttggacccttatccctcaaggattgatggaaaaatcaatagatttgcttaggggcttgaggtcaacaatggagtgagagagagagagctcctgctctatttttgAATGTGCtgaagtgaagaagaagagagcaggttaccattgggaaggaagggaaaaggtatatatacccctagccctCAACGGTCACTTAAATCGCAGATAGCCGTTGTAGAGGAaagagaaatatatatatatacctccaGCCCACAATGGATACTACACCCAAGAGGTCAGGCAAGACGAAACCCGTGGCCTcaaggttgggcgagacggagccacagccaaggggtcgggcgagccagatcccatgaccaaggggtcaggcgagacggagcccgcaactaaggggtcgagcgagtcggagcccgcacccaaggggtcaggcatgACGGAGCTCACACCACGCAAGatagcaagggtaatagtgaagtggagactgtcttggctatcaatctaaggatgcatgtggttgtttgaacatttggtagcatatattagcttaagcattgtgccccctttatagtacggctttttctatactcaaattcagtatataaaagaatttaaacctcctttgagtttgaagccatctacatttgtaaatgggggctcctccatttcgtgtagcatcctcgaatataaattccctgcttgtcatctagaaaagtctcattagttctctaattgcgtggtcattatcaccaaaacccataattaaggcttgattgcactttcaatctccctctttttggtgattgatggcaacccaattagagcttacaaaaaatatgaaataaatactgagatttttgagccatgggtgtagagcctctccCTAAGTaagtgaatagagaattgaattctcaaatttggcataagaagccaagattcacattttagtgaaggtgatggggctccccctacatccatgctcctgtggggtgctgcatactgtgtcaggtatgtaaaataTGGTGtaaatgatagtttatgcacaacatggtttgtTGTTGCAactgggtgcggcactgccgcacttactGTAACAGCATAGATCAGAACAGATACCACACAGCatatgatacatataaagatatatattctagcacaattgtatcacaagcgacaGCATATATTAATATATGTTCATATCCCAAACAAaaagtcaaatagtagcattatttcataatttagagttttgagcgactctcaaactttctacctagcgaagactaacactcatcgaataggacatgaagcgCAGCTACTGACCATGGCgtcaaaaagttgttgacccctctaattttctattgaaaagttgttgacccctctaattttctccccctttggcataaagcaccaaaaagagaagaaaagaagaaagatcaacacataaaagctctagtttggttttggtaaattgatgaaaccctaagtgctaacctagtttatcaaagtgataatgagatagatagcacattctaagtggaaaagcaaatgaagatcatgacatgatgatggtgatgccatggtgatgatcaagtgcttggacttgaaaagaagaaagagaaaaataaaaggctcaaggcaaaggtacaagtggtaggagccattttgtttcggtgatcaagacacttaacgagtgtgatcacatttaggttcgatagccatactattaagaggggtgaaactcgtatcaaaatacggttatcaaagtgccactagatgctctaactcattgcatatgcatttaggatctagtagagtgctaacacccttgaaaatgtttgtgaaaatctgctaacacacatgcactaaggtgatacacattgtgtttagcacttcggagcaagggttcgaaacttcatcggtggagtgtccgatggtgccaccagcgccctatacagaaaagacagggtttcacagagtgcactggACGCTAGCCTCGACaggaccggtgcgtctggtcagtgacAGTAGTTAGGTGTGGTCTTGGTCAAATGACCGGACATGCACTGTAAGGTGATCAGACACGCAGGGCCTGTGTCTGGTCGTGTGTGACGTATGGTGACATAGGCGACGCTGGAGTTGGCGCCCGGGCGCAGAGCTGAtcagacgctggtctgcgtccggtcttGTAGCACCAAAAGCGCCCGGTCACAAAACAAAGGCTCAGGGAGCTctttggaaacgaccggactctagCTAGTCTGCATCTGGTCGCGTAGGagcagacgcgttcggtcacaaaacagaggctttgggagctctctagaaatgaccggacttagGCGTAGCAGCGTTCGGTCATCCTAACAGTGCATTCGATCATGACTTAaccattgggatcgggcgctcagcatttgaagagagggatgacatGGTAGCCATCCATTGATCGGATGCTAGCAGGGTGCATTCAGTCGTTCTGACCGATGCATCTATTCGCCTCGATTTTTTAGTGAacagaggagccaacggctctatttgtgggggctctctatttaagccccattgctggctctagctcactctcttggccatttgcattaacatagcaaccttgtgagcttagcaaaagccctcccactcatctccatcattgattcatcatctttgtgagattgggagtgaatccaagtgcattgcttgagtatttgcatctagaggcacttggtgttcgtgtttcgctacgggattcgcttgttactcttggtggttgtcgccacctagatggcttagagaagcgaggatcatcgagcaaaggttggtgattgtctctagctccgatcatggtaattgtgaggggttcttgacctttccccggcggagagccaaaaggtactctagtaaattactcatagcttgtgtgatcctcatcttgtgttggttgtacggcaccctactaagggtttggcgtgtgatgccaattagcgcgtgaacctctaagtgagtgaattgccgcAATGAGGACTatcttgccagcaagcaagtgaacctcgataaaaaattattgtgtcaacatttgattctgaggtgattggtattcattagtattcactcttgtgattgattggttcattcctcgacttgacggtataaccatcttgttcTCTCTATTTACAataccataaactagttgtcaagctttttagtgtagctagtcatgagagcttgttagtttggttagtgtggctctttagttagcatttgagagcatactaacatagTGTAgtcacatagccattgtgtggatagagactatagaaaaactagaattgtggtaggtggcttgcatttttagtaggctagcgcaacactcacttcgcctcatatttgtctaaccggtttggtaagtgttgttgtagaaattttaataggctattcacccccctctagccattaggacctttcaaaaccTACTCGTCATCTCTCTGGATGTCcatccaatcaatatcatcacctcctacAGCAGTCCTGGCACCACCATCATTGTCATCGGAGTCAATACATGCGCGGCCCTGACGGTGAGGAGTCACGGTGTAGCGAGTGGAACACCTCAGCTCCTATCTCTAACGGTAtccctctagggtctcatccTGATCTGCTGCTcgtccctgctcctcctcctcatcatcatcctcatcatctaaaTTTGTGTTGGAGAGACTCAGAAGGtcatactatggaggaggtggaataggaggaagtggtggaaggtcatGTCCACGCTGCTGATGCTGCTCAAGTTGTGTCTCATACGCTCtgtcagctgcataggtgcacttaccaaagattgccttcaaccacttgccaaacttctttatCTTGCCTCATCTACGAGACCTAGAGCGGGAAGACTCGgggatatctacatgagcatgagagctccctAAGTAACTACAACTGGCtaggtcttctcaattttatagacggtgtgcatcccatccttcGAAAAATAAAATcaagtgaccctctcaatcatgaacatgaggtaaggggcatagggcagccccctcctcccatcctccactgcAAATCTCAACTCAATCAgcatgaatctagggacattaAACCTATCCCCACCTGGAACAAATCT
This region includes:
- the LOC136497944 gene encoding thylakoid lumenal 15.0 kDa protein 2, chloroplastic-like, which translates into the protein MAMALLPTVRLLPLTSCRTTAPTSSPLSVRRPRPRALSLPRFHCCASRTPHPLAAARDAAASWAGKLAGAVPWKAAVSGVLAVAVSFTCLVGLANARTGVNKPELLPKEFTTVIDVAGFLSSGQENRLRQEIEDLEKDTGYKLRVLAQNYPDTPGLAIKDFWQVDERTIVFVADPTFGNIINFNIGPLVDLDIPRSFWSQVSGKYGNMFYWKEKGEDASIEAAVTAISRCLRNPTGTNNCSEVL